ACCGATTGTTTTCCCTCTGCTGAGCTTCAGCACATTGAGTGATGCTGGAGCTAAGTTCTTGGATTCTTTGCTCTAACCCAACAACTCATTGCCCCTGCTACAGCAGCTGTTTCGGGTGGTACTCCAGCAACTTCAGCAACAATTCTTTTGATAGTGCGTCCAGTGAGGGAACCATCATTCTTAACATGCTCATCTTTTGCATCAACGTGGACTCCCGATACCGCACAAATGCTGGTGATTAGTGAAGGAAATAACAAGGCAGCTGCTTTGTTGGTTTTTTATAGCATAGtcccaaatttctttttctataatGCTTCCCACATCTATGGGTAACCCTCTAACAATGACACACAAAAGTACTAACCTCTCTTATGAAACATTGGTGGTGTGTGTGGTTGACATCAatctgaattttaaaaatttcacccACACCTTAGCAATAGGTTTCAAATATATCCTATTAATCACATGCCCTTCTTTATTAGCCCAAGATGCACCATTTACAGTAAGTattgtgaaaattttgttcCATCTTTGTGGGGTTAATTTGTCAAGCAATTTGGCATACTCATAATTAACTTCAGAgggtaaattataaaaagcattAATAACTCGGGAATCTAAAGGTACAAGCGAGTTTCTTACCTTAATATTATGTTGACCAGGGCTTAATAAGTTAGCGTAAAATTCTTTCACCAGTGGCAACACAGGGTCTCGGGGGTGGTTACAAAACTTCATCCACCCACGCTTTGCTACAGCAGCGTATAATGATTGTACAATTCCTGAGGGTTGAGGTGGGAACTGAAACcctttttcttccaaaatCTTACGCGGTTCaataaattcttcatatttcTTTTCCACATAGTAACTTTGAAATCGTGAGGGATCTTTTAGTCTGCTGGCTATCCTTTTATACCTTGGCATTGCTACAACAGTAAAATGACTGTAGTAATATGTCCAAGAGTAAAACGAGAAGAAGAGGTTATGAGGTAGCTTGGTTGTGACTGtgaagggaaaagaaaataatgttagaGGTCAACATGCATAGTGAAAATCTTATATAGgtggaaataaataaataaaaaatctggtaaaatagataaattagggaagaattgtttttaatttattaagcatATCCCATAAAAATAGGAAATAGATATTGATGCGGTCATTTAAGAGATTATGCATCGTTCCCCAATCTCTATCCGAGTTCACCTAACCAGCTGTCACATGTTATCTCCAACGGTAAAATGTGAGGCTCTGTAATTAAGTTACTATAACGGTAAAATTGGttgcaaaaacaataaattgtgTGCTCTAGTAATCTACACAACAATCTCCTTAGATGGCTACTGTCAAGTAGCTTGTCATTGTAATATGTTAACATTACAGCACCAATTGTCAGTATTGAATCCAACTCCACAAATTGCGTGACTTAgcattttttttgtgtgcaaaacaataaaagataataattaaacatttttaaataagaaaaataatgaaaataagagaaaaatatatattataatggAAACTTGGATGATCCATTTCATCCAAAAAGACTTCCTCAGTAATGGGTTCCCTCTCATTAAGCACGTGATTTAAGGTCCTTCAATCTGACATTCCTTGAGTGCTCACACTGCCGGTTCACTAAGGAGTAATACCTCATTTGAGCAATCTGTAGCAGAATGCATGTAATGCTTAACTCTATGCCCATTAACTTTGAATTCTTGGCCTGTCTTTTCATCTAAGAGGTCAACAGCCCCATGATGATAAATTCTGAGCAGCTTAAAAGGTCCAGACCATCGAGATTTCAGCTTTCCTAGAAATAGTCTCAACCTGGTGTTATAGAGCAGAACTAGTTGACCaggaattaattttctttgctgGATGTGTTTGTCATGCCATTGTTTTGTCATCTCTTTATAGATTCTTGCATTCTCGTACGAGAATAATCGTAATTCATCAAGTTCGCATAGTTGAAGTTTCCTCTGCTCTGCTGCAGCATGTATATCCCCGTTTAATTGTTTCAGTGCTCAATATGTTGTGTGCTCCAGCTCGAATGGCAAGTGACAAGTTTTCCCATACACAATTCGGTAGGGCGACATGCCAAGTGGTGTCTTGTATGCTGTTCTGTAAGCCCATAAGGAATCATGTAAGCATGATGACCAATCATTTCTTGTAGGGTTCACTACATTTTCTAGAATCTTCTTAATCTCCCTATTAGACACTTTTGTCTGGCCATTGAATTGTGCGTGATGTGCTGTTGCAATTTTATGCTTGACTCCATATTTAGCCATTGCTGCAGCAAATACTTTGTTACAGGAGTACCCtcatcactaataattgctCGTGGAGTGCCAAACCTGGAAAAGATATTTTTCTGAAGAAAATTCACCACTGCTCTGGCATCATTGATGGGTAATGTTGCAGCTTCTACCCACTTGAAGACATAATCCACAGCAACCAGAATATATAAATTCCCAAAGGATGGTGGGAAGGGGCCCATGAAATCTATTCCCCACACATAAAAAATCTTCATTTCCAAAATGTTTGTCAATGCCATTTCATGTCTTTGAGTTATGTTTCTTGTCCTTTGGCACCTATCATAACATTTAGCAAACTTATAAGCATCCTTAAAAACAGAAGGCCAGTAATAACGTGATTGCAGAAATTTACCAGCTATTCTTTGTCCACCAAAATATCCTCCATATGCTGTAGCATGGCAAGATTGCAGTATATGTGGAATTTCTTCCTCTGAAACACATCTTCGTATTACTTGATCTGAGCATAACTTATACAAGGGTGGGTCATCCCAGTAGTAGCTtctaacatcatgaagaaatttctttttctgctgAAAATTCAACTCAGGTGGTAGCAATCCACTTACTAAGTAGTTAGGAAAATCTGCATACCATGGAGATTCTGGTTGATGTAGCATCTGTGCATGTTGTAGCACTAACAGTTGTTCATCAGGAAATATTTTAGTGATGTCTTGTTTAGTCAATGTGCTCGAATCTGCTTATAGTCTAGACAGATGGTCTGCTAATTGATTTTTCAGTCccctttctatctttaatCTCCAAATCAAACTCCTGAAGCAATAATATCCATCTTATTAATCTCGGTTTGGCATCTCTCTTTGATATTAGGTGCTTGATGGCTGCATGATCTGTGTAAACTGTCACTTTAATACCTACCAAGTACGCTTTAAACTTATCGAAAGCAAATACTACTGCTAGCAGCTCTTTCTCTGTAGTGGTGTAATTAATCTGAGCTTGAGTAAGAGTTTTGCTAGCATAGTATATAGAATGGAAAACCTTATTCTTTCTCTGTCCCAGAATTGCCCCAACAAAATGGTCACTGGCATCACACATCAGCTCAAAAGGTAGAGTCCAATTAGGTGCTATAACTACTGGTGCAGTGATCAAAGCTTTCTTCAGTTCTCTAAAAGCTTGCAGACAGTcttaatcaaaatgaaaaggctTGTCATGTTCTAGCAATGAGCATAATGGTTTAGCTACTTTGGAAAAGTCTTTTATGAATCTTCTGTAGAATCCAACATGTCCCAGAAAACTTTTAATACCCTTGACTGAAGTTGGAGGTGGCGGTTTATTTATCACTTCTATCTTTACCTTATCTACCTCTATGCCATTTTTGGACACCCTATGACCCAACACTATGGCTTCTTGCACCATGAAGTggcatttttcccaattgagtACTAAGTTAGTCATCTCATatcttttaagaacttcttccAAGTTATGTAAACAATCATTATACATTTCTCCAAAGACTGAGAAATCATCCATGAAGACTTCCAATGTTTGCTCTACCATATCTGAGAAAATAGACATCATACATCTCTGGAAAGTTACTGGAGCATTGTACAGACCAAATGACATTCTTCTGAAGGCAAACGTTCCGTAAGGGCAGGTAAATGTAGTTTTTTTCCTGATCTTCTAGGGCTATAGCAATTTGGTTGTAACCTGAATACCCATCgagaaaataatagtattgtTTTCCAACAAGTCTGTCCAATATTTGATCTATGAATGGGAGAGGAAAATAATCCTTCCGTGTGGCTTTATTGAGCTTCCTGTAATCTATACATACTCTCCATCCAATCATTGTTCTTGTAGGAATAAgttcattcttttcatttgctaTCATTGTTATTCCTCATTTCTTTGGAATACATTGTATTGGGCTCACCTATGAACTTTCTGATATCGGGTATATGATCCTAACATCCAgccatttgatgatttctttcTTCACAACTTCCATCATAATGGGGTTTAGCCTTCTCTGTTGCTCTACTGAATTACTGTAGCAGTCATCTAATAGaattttatgcatgcatatggATGGGTTGATCCCTTTAATATCTGTCATAGTCCATCCAATTACTTTTTTGTATTTCCCAAGCACATCTACCAGACTCCTTTCTTGATCTGCATTCAAAGAAGATGAATGATTACAGGAAGTGTATTATTCTGACCAAGATAAGTAATTTCAAATATGAAGGTAACAATTTCAATCAAGAGTATGAGGTgattcaataaatggtaaagttGTCTTTACTTCCTTGTTTGAAAGATTTAGAGGTTCAATAAATCCGCTATGTCTGTTAGATTGCCTTTTTCCTATCCAATTTATCTAGTTTGTTGTagcatcttcttcttcaaagcTTTCAAAAGTGACAGCTTTGATAACTTCTTTACTGCAGCATTTATATATTCTTTCTGTTACAGCAAGATCCACGACACTCATAAAATTGCAATCTCCTGCCTCATCAGGACTCTTTATAACTTCTAATACATTGAAGGTGACTTGTTGGTCATTCACCCTCATGGTTAGCTCTCTTTTCTACACATCTATCAGAGTCTTTCCAGTTGCTAGAAAAGGTCTTCTAAGTATAATTGGTACCTCTTTATCAGCCTCAAAATCTagtacaataaaatccacTAGAAAGATTAATTTGTCAACCTTCACCAATACatcttcaatctttccttCAGGGTATGCATGAGATCTGTCAGCTAATTGCAAAGTGACTGTTATTGGCCTGCACTCTCCTACTCCCAATTGCTTAAATACAGATAATGGTATTAGATTAATGCTAGCTCCCAAGTCACCGAGTGCTCTACCATTGTACCTAGTTCCAATTGAGCATAGTATTGTGAAACTTCTTgtatcctttaattttttaggaatATTACCCTGAAGCATGTGACTGCATTCTTATGTTAAAGCAACGGTTTTAAATTCTCCCAACCTTCTTTTCCTTGCCAAGatatcttttagaaatttcacataattaaaCATTTGTTCCAATGCTTCTACAAAAGGTATGTTGATGTGTAACTGCTTCAACACTTCAAAAAATTTGCTAAACtgtttgtcttgtttttgtttctggaATCTCTGTGAGAAATGAGGTGGATGCCTAAATGGCTGTACAGTTTTAGGAGGTACGAATCTCTGCTACTTTGATTTATCGTGAGTTGTCACCACTGGTGTTGCAACATCTTCTCCAACAGTTATTGGGTGACTTCCTACCAGGGTTGCTGTAGCTTGACTGCTAGCACCAGTATCTTGATGGGTGGGTTGCTGTAACATCCTTTCAACTTGAGGCTGTTCTTATGAGGAGTTGAATTCTAACCTCTTTTTAGCCACATCAACAGGAATATCAACATTCTTTCCAGATCTTAAATTGATTACTTTACAGTGTTCTTTACCCTCCCTTCTTGGATCTTCTGTATTGCTAGATAAACTTCCTTAAGATCTGCTACTCATTGTTATGGCAAGCTGTCCAATTTGGTTCTCCAGGTTTTTCAGAGATACAACTTGACTTTGTACAATTGCCTCATTCTTCATGATATATTCCTTAATAAGTGTTTCCAATGAACTAATTTGATCATGGCTAGTGTGTTTTTGCTCTTGATTCTGCTGATGAAAACCAGGTGGCTGAGAATGTCTATTCAGTCCACTGGGTGCTGGAGCAtgctgataactctatgaaatgagagttattatggaaattctagacttaaatcaagaccACTTAGaaagtaaatgatgtgtttttattacattttggttatgttttgcataaacatccattttagtttagtcttaataagttttggttgatttaaagtaatttgtacTCAAAACATGTgtataattgtaggttttcagaAGTTTATAATCCATGAAGGGATGCTGAGGCATTGGGCTAGCAAGAAGGAGAAAGAatatggccacaaaagaagtgAAACACAACCTGGAACAGTGCATTGTTAAAGCCGTTGCTGGagcaaccattgctgtagcaatcctggaacaatGAGGGAGAAAACTTAGCATGAGATAGCTACAGAATTGCGATTGACAATTTCCTAATTTGACTCATGTACGCCCTAGGCttttgtttaccctaattttcagtTATAAAAAGGGGCGTGCATCACATAAAACGACGGCAAGGAATTAAtattgagaaaattaagagaaaaagaataagaagatcagaatatgaactaaacttgcttgtagttgagtgacaaacaatctaatgggttcttgactgttcttatgagttactatataattgttatagcattttactctagtagctattattataactgttatttcggttgaccacccatttaatagttcaagttaagatagagccgcaaaagggcatgtcttagtgGATACtattagagtaatacttgatcttaattcaaattttctggattaagtttatcttgaatcccataagggttatacttgaagttaagatttgtgacaaaCTAGACATAGGTactcaccttgtagggtggagagaaTAGATGTTTGTAATGTCATGCTGAAGGTAGAATAGTAACTGGTCATTGCTAAGATACTTAAGGGTATGAGAATTCCAACACGCGACAACTGAGGATGCAAAGtaattctgcccagtgctatGGACAGTGCTGTAGCAACTGGTgttaatttgatgaaaagcaGTCAACCCAtaaagagagtttgatcattcaactactttattctcatttaatcattctacacaatttatttactttatttcatCACTgcattattcattttattttctcacaattataaattttggtAGTCAACAACTTCACATTTGTTCATTTGAAATAAAGGTAGATTGCCCTATTgtgattgctgtagcatttttggtaacatcaatccctgtggagacgatcttaaatattcatcaatttattatttattgtgtacacttgcacattggcatcaatagcattttattaaaaattaaccaacaagttttttggcgccgttgccggggattggttGTTTATTTTCGAAGTGTGAAGTAAGTCTTGATAGTGccaatttgatttaatttgttctatTTATTGACAGATCAACACTTGCATGCGCAAGGATAGATCTGTTGTGTTCCAATTTGATCCTGAGATTGAAAGGACTGTAAGGAGATTGCGAAGAGAACAAaggaattcaaaaattatttcagaCATGGATAATTTGCATGATGTGGGAAATTTGGACCCTCACGGGCCATTACAACATGTCAACATTCAAGAGGAGCAGAATGAGCATGTTAACCAGAGACAACCAGGCAACAACAATATCATTTACATGGCAGATGACAGAGACAGGGCTATTAGAGATTATGCTGTGTTAACTCCTTAAGTTGTACACCCTGGGATAATCAGACCTGAAGTGGAATCCGCAAACTTTGAACTGAAGCcagtgatgtttcaaatgttgcaAACAGTGGGTCAATTCAATGGACTGCCAAATGAAGATCCTCACTTCCATCCTAAGTTGTTTTTGTAAGTGAgtgatgcttttaaaattgctGGAGCAACACAATATGCTTTAAGACTAAGGCTTTTTTCTTACTCCTTAagagatcgagcaagagcatggttaaattcattaccatctgattccatcactacatggaatgagttggctgataaattcctaatgaaatattttccaccaacaaaaaatacaaaattgcgGAATGAGATCACTtctttccatcaacttgaagataAAAGTTTGTATGAGGTTTGGGAAAGATTCAAAGAATTGCTTAGAAGGTGTCTTCATCATGGCATTCCTTGTTGCATACAATTGGAGACTTTCTATAATGGATTGAATCCAAGTACGAGATTGATGGTTgatgcttcagcaaatggagctttgttatccaaatcttacactaaaacttatgaaattttggagagaattgccaacaataattattagtgGCCATCAACTAGATAGCCAGCAGCAAGAGGAGTAGCATGGGTACATAATATAGATGCAATTACAGCTTTATAAGCATAAGTAACTTCATTGACTAACATGGTGAAAGCCATGACATCTGCTCCAGCGGCAGTAAAGCAAGTTGCTGAACTGTCCTAGAAATCCAGCATCAGTAAATTATATGGGTAATTACAACCGACAGCCTCAAAACAACCCGTACtcaaatacttacaacccCAGGTGGAAGCAACACCCAAATTTCTCGTAGAGTAATCAGAATCAAAATGCTCCAGCATTGAGTGGACATAACAGAAATGCTCAACTACCTGGTTTTCATCAGCAAAATCAAGGGCAAAAATACACCAGCCATAATCCTCTCATTTCACTAGAAACACTGATTAAGGAATACATtgcaaagaatgaagcaattgtgcaAAGTCAAGCCGTATCTTTAAGAAATCTGAAAAACCAAATTGGTTAGCTTGTCACAGCAATGAGTAGCAGAGCTCAAGGAAGCTTGCCTAGCAACACAGAAGATCCAAAACGAGAGGAAAAGGAACATTGTAAGGTCATCAACTTAAGATCTGGAAAGAATGTTGATATTCCTGTTAATgttgaaatacaagtgtgcaacccaagaggggggtgaattggtattttaaaaattatcctaacaaaaccacacaacaatccaatctaaCGCCTTAAAAAATtcgaaagcaataagttcaataaaagcacaataaaaaatgagtaaCAGAacagagaaacaaacacacgaatttttacgtggttcggcaatccccgcctacgtccacgccttcAAGCGATCCaaacttgaggatttcactatgcaagccttccaaggcttcaaatgtttacaatttaCTTCAaagtgtcaatgaacctttacaacaaagagattatctcccaatctcttcactcaattgtctcacacactcaaacactCACAATTAAGATGAGGAATTgaagattacaataaaaactcTCTTAAAGAgtatatatacaaattgaagaataaaagaattgGATTTgggtttatatagtttgagctcaaaaactagccgttatacaCATTTTGGTGATAACCGGGTTACCATTTATAGACATTTGGTTAGCTGCTTAATGTGACCGTTACagtcaaaatttgaatttttgaacatCTGGTATGTCACTTGTGAAATCTGGATAGTCATTTTTGTTCcagaagcttactgcccaaaTCTAGTCGATCGTTTGTCAGGATCCGgatagccgcttgctacagtaactgctacagtgaattattttctaaaattatagtttgatcCCAAAACCTTTATATAActatattatggcccaaaacgttatgaacgctttcaaataggtccaattttagaatttctaaataatgctttgtcaatcccaaaaatttatgaaattatgatatcacCCAAAAGATATGAAATCttagaatgacccaaaatatttaaatattttcaaataggtccaaatctgaaattcaaaacaatatttattaaaatcaaagattataaaattctttcattttagtccacaacttgaaaaacaacttaactctataaaatcattttcttattataaaagtacaatacataaatcttttgtttaaccaacacatgtggtttgttatcatcaaaatcaatatttatagccatataggctaacaatctccccctttttaatgatgacaaaacacattatagaaaattgatttaGTTATGAAAAGCTCCCTCTTAATCAATGCAAGGTTTAAAGACGAATttcaaaaagatttaaaagaCTCCCCCTGCATAAGTgcatatgaatatttttcataacaaaTGAATTTCTCATATTTCCCCCTTACATATTATATAAGTGCATATGagtatttttcataaaaaatgaatttcccATATTTCCCCCTTACATATtatatctcccccttcatcataaaaaagaataaaagctacccctatcaatcatcaaaatctcaATACAGCAcactaatttaaaaatatccaAAGCATAAAGAAATAACAtaacaaacaatcaaaacaaatccatatcatccaaaacaaattcataatccaaAATCATAACAACCATCCATgtaatcaaaaataaaagaacataatGCAGTAAATGAAATGCAGGTGTGTCCAAATACAAGCATAAGAGACTACTGAGGTGGTGAGGATGGTGGTGATGGAGGTGGATACGAATATGGAATGCCGAAGTGCTCAAAGAGGAGGCGTTGTCCATGAATAagttgttgctgctgctgctgaaaCTTAGTCTGCCGCACAGAGAGTGTCCTCACCTCATCCATAAGCTGTTGAAGAGTAACCTCTTTAGAAATAAGAGGCTCGGGAGGTGGCACAACAGGTGCAGAGGCTGTAGAAGTAGAGGTAGACACAGAAGAATCTCGACGTCTATGCTGACCCCGAAAGGAAAGCGAAAAAACAAGTAGCTGATCGGCTGGAACCACAACATTAAGTGGCCGATCATCACTTGGAGCAAGAAAGGTGAATTTATTTTCAGTGAATTTTACCTAAGTTCCATTTTGCCACTCAAAACCTAAATAACTAACAGCCTCATCCCCAATGCTTTTAGATGGCCTACATGATGGTTCATCGATAGGGACGCTAAAGTATTTGAGGATTCGGGTGATGAAATGACCATGCGAGAGGGAACGGGTAATCAACTTAGGTATACAAAGCATGTTTCGGACAATGGTGTAGCGTAAGTCGACCGGACGACATCTAAAAATACAATCAATCAAGGCAACATCCATATGAGAAAGTTCATCCAAATGACCTGATCTAGGAAGCACAATACTCTGAATAAAATGAAGTAATATCCAAGTTTGAAGACAAAGACATTGGGTGCGGAAATGGATGGTACAATCATCGTCCGAAAGGTCAATACGACGACATATATTCATAACTGCATCAATATGAACATAGTCATCAATATTAGGAGATTTCCTAGGTGAAAACATTTCTAGGCCATCATCGGAAGTCCCTAGGATAGAGTTCAACTCTGAATTATTAAACTCAATCGAAACTCCTCCAACTTCGGTGATTACTCGATTCTCTTTCTCCGCGGAACAATCCATATTCGAGTAAAACACTTTCACTAAGTCTAGATATACATTTTTCCTAAAAACCAAGTGCATTAATCCAACCAACATCTTCCAACAATTGTAATAAAGTTCTATTACTAATACTAAGACTATTCAACCAATTCGGTAAAACGAAAAAAGTTTGGAGTACCTCACGAGTCATAAATTGTTGGTGAAATCGTTTGACTAAATACTTGGCTGGGAAATGCGTGGACTCAAAGGAAGACTCATTGAAGGTGCCCCCTGCTTACCGTGAGCGTTTGGTGGGTTGAACCGGTTCTTTGGCTTTTCCACGAACCGGCCGTGAGCTTGATATGGTGATTTGGATTGATTTGAAGTGAAATGAGGCAATGAGAAGGAAGATGGTGAGGATTTAAATGAATATTGAGGTTCAATTAAGATTAAAACTAGCTTAAGAGGAAAgaatttagagagagaaagttttGTTTAAAAACCTAGATGAGATTCGGATCTAATGAGTTTGATGGTGAAAATGGTTTTTGAAGATGATTTTTGACTCAAGAGGAGATGGGAAataagatttatgaattgatttGGATTGGAAAcgaatgaaaatgatgaattttgGAGCGAGAAATAGAGAAAATGGAAACGGCTTTTAGAGAGAGGAAGATCCAGTTTACCGAGAGAGGAAGATCCAGTTTACCGAGAGAGGAAGATCCAGTTTACCAAAAGAGGTGAGGAGAAGATGAATAGCATATATATGCCCGAATCCAGTTATCCGGATTTTACTAATCGGTTATCCGGTTGTGGGCAGTGAGCTTGCAACGTAAATCTGGATTTTCGAATTGAataatgttgtgcaaattttaatgtactcgcaagcgcacgaatctattgtagtatagattaatggtgacgagtgtcgatcccacgaggaggtggattttaattatgcgtagaattaattttgtaaatgggtgattggatttgtggtggaaatgatttggaatatgctaaaacttaaattaaaatgacgagaataaattctaaatttggaattgaaatggcgagaataaattgaagagaattctattgaaataacgtacttgggtatctggatccgtattaacatgcatcatgggctaaataatccttattaatgtcaattaaatcatgaggggggaatccacacctcatgaaccacgctctaatcaatatggtgctaagggcttatcgtgccaaataataataaccttgtactagagggccggtgtaaccaaggcggtatctagacaagactattattatttgtcgacgagaagtcaaaatatccacaaaaactagaggggaaaagaaaataaatttaccaaattaagcccatgacacatgttgagacttcaccttcaacccaagcttgaaagaaaattagccactcataattgaactaggggcaaaatgggaatttattaaaatacgaagaaaatacaagatggagaaggaattacataaaatggatcccaaatatggattcagagatatcaaattaggggggagaggccccctttttatagatacatggagtaaatcatggccatcggattaaaaatagtttggacgctcaggattgtgccacgtcatcagtcaacagtccacggtttgaccacgcggatgaacagtaacacggtttggttgaaaataatcctgtgtgatgcatgcaccgtacgcgaga
This window of the Citrus sinensis cultivar Valencia sweet orange chromosome 8, DVS_A1.0, whole genome shotgun sequence genome carries:
- the LOC107176042 gene encoding uncharacterized protein LOC107176042, giving the protein MLQQPTHQDTGASSQATATLVGSHPITVGEDVATPVVTTHDKSKYNGRALGDLGASINLIPLSVFKQLGVGECRPITVTLQLADRSHAYPEGKIEDVLVKVDKLIFLVDFIVLDFEADKEVPIILRRPFLATGKTLIDV